Part of the Methylorubrum populi genome is shown below.
ATCCGTCTCGACGTGATCGCCGAGGACAGCTTCGTCGATGTGCTGGCCGCGGGCTGCGATGCCGGCATCCGCTACGACGAGCGGCTCGAACAGGACATGATCGCCGTCCCGATCGGCCCGCGCGAGCAACGCTTCGCCACGGTCGCGGCGCCGGCCTATCTCGACCGGCGCGGCCGTCCGGAGCACCCGCGCGACCTTCTGCACCATGCCTGCATCGGCGGCCGCTTCGCGAGCGGCCGGACGACGGAATGGGAGTTCGAGCGGGACGGAGAGATCCTGCGCGTCGATCCGAGCGGGCCGCTCACCGTACGCGTCGGCGCCGCCACCGACCTCGCGGTCGAGGCGGCGGTCGCTGGGGTCGGCATCCTCACCCTGTTCGAGGACTGGCTGCGGCCGCATCTCGACAGCGGAGCCTTGGAGCCCATTCTGGAGCCGTGGTGGCCACGCTTTTCCGGCCCGTTCCTGTACTATCCCGGCCGCCGCTACCTTCCCGCCCCGCTCCGGGCCTTCATCGACTTCATCGGCCAGCCGCGGCGCGCGCCCTGACGCCGCCGATGGATGCCGATGCGGGGATGCTCCCGGCCGCGGCTGCGGTGGAGGCAGGCGGGCGTGATCAGCCCCGATGCCGGATCGCGGTCGCCCGGCCGCCCTCCACCAGCACCTCGGCCGGCAGCGGATGGCTGAGAAAGCCGGTCGGGCTCGCGGTCAGTCCGTAGGCGCCCGACTGCAGCACGGCGACGAGGTCGCCCTCGGCGAGCGGCGGCAGCGGCGCGGCACGGGCCAGCATGTCGAGCGGCGTGCAGAGCGGGCCGACGACGGCCGTGGCCCCGCGCTCCGTACCGCCGCCGTCCATGACGGCCGCGAGGGGAAAGTCGCGCTTGACCACCTGACCGAGATTGCCGCTCGCGGCGAGGTGGTGATGCATGCCGCCATCGGTGATGACGAAGCGGCTGCCGCGGGATTCCTTCACCGCCAGCACCCGCGCCACGTAGAGGCCCGCCGGCCCGGCGAGGTAGCGGCCCGGCTCCAGCACCACGCGGGCCGAGGCCAGACCGGGATCGGCCCGCAGCGTCGCGATCAGGTCGGGCAGTCCCGCGCGGAGCGCGCCGAGTTCGAGG
Proteins encoded:
- a CDS encoding LysR family transcriptional regulator, with product MPADLGDLAAFVAVAEAGGFRDGARASGMSASGLSEAVRRLERRLGVRLLHRTTRSVAPTEAGMRLLERLMPALGEVEAALDVVNGFRDRPAGTLRLNVPVSAARLVLPEIVPPFLAAYPDIRLDVIAEDSFVDVLAAGCDAGIRYDERLEQDMIAVPIGPREQRFATVAAPAYLDRRGRPEHPRDLLHHACIGGRFASGRTTEWEFERDGEILRVDPSGPLTVRVGAATDLAVEAAVAGVGILTLFEDWLRPHLDSGALEPILEPWWPRFSGPFLYYPGRRYLPAPLRAFIDFIGQPRRAP